The following are from one region of the Escherichia sp. E4742 genome:
- a CDS encoding DNA topoisomerase III, which yields MQLYLCEKPSQARDIARVLGLSGRGEGCIEGDTVTVTWAVGHLLELAAPEAYGEQFGVPWRMESLPVLPEKWQMTVKPQTKSQFAVISRLLKRASEVVIATDADREGEVIARELLAYCQYRGPVRRLWLSALDEASVREALANILPGEQMARLYDAGLARGQADWLIGMNLTRLYTLKARASGIPDVLSVGRVQTPTLAMVVRRDQEIAGFVPRPWWQVFVGLEKDGIRFRAVWAAAEQYCDEEKRCVNVQAARAVLQLCQQTPSAVAHEVIRKREKTPAPLCFSLGTLQEACSRKFGMGAQTVLNIAQSLYETHKATTYPRTDCGYLPESMQQESREVLAAMARSDPALTPVLAQLDPGFVSRIWNDKKITAHHAIIPTRQVFDIRALSEDELKVYQLIRQHYLAQFLPLQESDITDATLTLGGQLFRARGKVNVVTGWRGLFSGEAAEAAEGEDEQTTEMALPALERGEHCRISGSELKDRMTSPPAPFTEGTLIAAMKNAASQVSDPKLKKVLRENAGLGTEATRAGVLEVLFARQYLEKSGKHIRSTQRGRELTAALPEALTSPGMTALWEQALDDIAQGRMSLDTFMGRQQQWVRHLVSSGREQPFSMTVPVTPPCPLCQGPTRQRKGKHGLFLSCQRYPECKGVVNTQKKAGRRKKSGKTKTE from the coding sequence ATGCAACTCTATTTGTGTGAAAAACCGTCACAGGCGCGGGATATTGCCCGGGTGCTGGGGCTCAGCGGGCGGGGAGAGGGCTGTATTGAAGGTGATACTGTCACGGTCACCTGGGCTGTGGGGCATTTGCTGGAGCTGGCCGCCCCGGAAGCGTACGGGGAGCAGTTCGGGGTTCCCTGGCGTATGGAGTCGCTTCCCGTTCTGCCTGAAAAGTGGCAGATGACGGTTAAACCGCAGACGAAATCCCAGTTTGCGGTGATCAGCCGCCTGCTGAAGCGTGCGTCTGAAGTGGTGATCGCCACGGATGCGGACAGAGAAGGGGAAGTCATCGCCCGGGAACTGCTGGCGTACTGCCAGTATCGCGGGCCAGTCCGCCGGCTGTGGCTGTCTGCCCTGGATGAGGCCAGCGTCCGGGAGGCGCTGGCAAATATTCTGCCCGGTGAGCAGATGGCCCGTCTGTATGATGCCGGCCTGGCCCGTGGTCAGGCTGACTGGCTGATCGGGATGAACCTGACGCGCCTGTATACCCTTAAAGCCCGGGCGTCGGGGATCCCGGATGTGTTATCCGTCGGAAGGGTACAGACGCCGACACTTGCCATGGTGGTCAGACGGGATCAGGAGATTGCCGGTTTTGTGCCACGGCCCTGGTGGCAGGTGTTTGTCGGACTGGAGAAAGACGGGATCCGGTTCCGGGCCGTCTGGGCGGCGGCAGAGCAGTACTGCGATGAAGAGAAACGGTGCGTGAACGTTCAGGCGGCCCGGGCTGTTCTTCAGTTGTGTCAGCAGACACCGTCAGCGGTGGCGCATGAGGTAATCCGGAAGCGTGAAAAAACACCGGCTCCGCTCTGTTTTTCGCTGGGTACACTGCAGGAAGCCTGCTCCCGGAAATTTGGTATGGGAGCGCAGACTGTGCTGAATATCGCGCAGTCTCTGTATGAGACGCACAAAGCCACGACGTATCCCCGGACGGACTGTGGCTATCTGCCTGAATCCATGCAACAGGAAAGCCGGGAGGTACTGGCTGCGATGGCGCGTTCAGATCCCGCCCTGACGCCGGTTCTGGCACAGCTCGATCCCGGTTTTGTTTCACGTATCTGGAATGACAAAAAAATTACGGCACACCATGCCATCATTCCGACCCGGCAGGTCTTTGATATCAGGGCACTGAGTGAAGATGAGCTGAAGGTGTATCAGCTTATCCGCCAGCATTATCTGGCCCAGTTTCTGCCTCTGCAGGAATCTGATATCACCGATGCAACACTGACACTCGGCGGGCAACTGTTCAGGGCACGCGGGAAAGTGAATGTGGTGACGGGCTGGCGAGGCCTGTTTTCCGGGGAAGCAGCAGAAGCTGCTGAAGGCGAAGATGAACAGACGACGGAAATGGCGTTGCCGGCGCTTGAACGGGGTGAGCACTGCCGGATTAGCGGTTCAGAACTCAAGGATCGGATGACGTCACCTCCGGCACCTTTTACGGAAGGGACCCTGATTGCCGCCATGAAGAATGCTGCCAGTCAGGTCAGTGACCCGAAGCTGAAAAAAGTGCTGAGGGAGAATGCTGGTCTGGGAACGGAGGCCACGCGGGCCGGTGTGCTGGAGGTGTTATTTGCCCGGCAGTATCTGGAGAAGAGCGGGAAGCATATCCGGTCAACGCAACGGGGCAGGGAACTGACGGCCGCCCTGCCGGAAGCCCTGACCAGCCCGGGCATGACGGCGCTGTGGGAGCAGGCTCTGGATGATATTGCACAGGGCAGAATGTCACTGGATACCTTTATGGGCAGACAGCAGCAGTGGGTGCGTCATCTGGTCTCATCCGGGCGGGAACAGCCCTTCAGTATGACGGTTCCGGTGACGCCGCCGTGCCCGCTTTGTCAGGGGCCAACCCGGCAGCGAAAGGGAAAGCACGGGCTGTTCCTGAGCTGTCAGCGGTATCCTGAGTGTAAGGGGGTGGTGAACACGCAGAAAAAGGCCGGGCGGCGAAAAAAATCGGGAAAAACTAAAACAGAGTAA
- a CDS encoding PFL_4669 family integrating conjugative element protein has protein sequence MSEDKLNQKEVRAGALQSSLSILLHTHYAIRLWEGRKTEKVSGDGKPRPGIISMPQVIARAGQATRDAERDNPWADMLLVRLEEALSQASEQIRQQVAGLEVVLNNIPGNIVISDIASSSPVNIGVFSSSPLGYRCVWLLVGYDELVMKAFHAFHYGLISRAQRDNILDTGGHAVRKVYGVVQSYKTVHATRQDILSGTEKGRVAVSRFGKPDPDVMSGKKRSVFSPPLK, from the coding sequence ATGAGTGAAGATAAACTGAACCAGAAAGAAGTCCGGGCCGGCGCATTGCAGTCCTCGCTGTCCATTCTGTTACACACCCATTATGCCATCCGCCTGTGGGAAGGGCGCAAAACGGAGAAGGTATCCGGTGATGGTAAACCCCGTCCGGGTATCATCAGCATGCCTCAGGTCATTGCCCGGGCCGGGCAGGCAACACGGGATGCGGAGCGTGATAATCCCTGGGCAGATATGCTGCTGGTCAGGCTGGAGGAGGCATTATCGCAGGCATCGGAGCAGATCCGGCAGCAGGTCGCCGGACTGGAGGTGGTGCTGAACAACATTCCCGGCAATATCGTGATCTCAGATATTGCATCATCTTCGCCCGTGAACATTGGTGTTTTCAGCAGCTCTCCGCTGGGATATCGCTGTGTCTGGTTGCTTGTGGGGTATGACGAACTGGTCATGAAAGCGTTTCATGCCTTTCACTACGGGCTGATTTCGCGGGCTCAGCGGGACAACATACTGGATACCGGAGGACACGCTGTCCGTAAGGTGTATGGCGTGGTGCAGTCCTATAAAACGGTTCATGCCACCCGGCAGGATATTTTATCCGGCACGGAGAAGGGCAGGGTGGCTGTCAGCCGTTTTGGCAAACCTGATCCGGATGTCATGAGTGGTAAAAAACGCTCTGTTTTTTCTCCGCCCCTGAAATAA
- a CDS encoding MipA/OmpV family protein: MTKIKILALSMLAALSVNTAYAESTLTLGAGVGVIDQPYKGYDAKAYLIPAVSYDGDNFWFRGLGGGYYLWNDAADTLSVMAYWSPMYFHPDDSNHYQLRQLDKRKSTMMAGISWSHHTAYGFLRTSLAADVLDNSNGVVGDVAWLYRYVNGGFILTPGIGVAWSSQKQNDYYYGVSRRESARSGLERYKADNGWSPYLELSANYTFASNWGIYGTARYSRLSDEVKNSPMVDKSWDGLFSTGITYRF, encoded by the coding sequence ATGACCAAAATTAAAATTCTGGCGCTCAGTATGCTGGCCGCCTTATCAGTAAACACGGCTTATGCAGAAAGCACTCTGACACTGGGGGCCGGTGTCGGAGTGATTGACCAGCCTTATAAAGGTTACGACGCTAAAGCGTATCTTATCCCGGCTGTGTCTTATGACGGCGACAACTTCTGGTTCCGTGGTCTGGGCGGTGGATATTACCTCTGGAACGATGCTGCAGATACTCTGTCGGTGATGGCCTACTGGTCGCCGATGTATTTTCATCCGGATGACAGTAATCACTATCAGTTACGTCAGCTGGATAAACGTAAAAGCACGATGATGGCAGGGATATCATGGTCCCACCATACGGCGTATGGTTTTCTGCGAACGAGTCTGGCAGCGGATGTCCTGGACAACAGTAATGGTGTTGTCGGTGACGTGGCGTGGTTATATCGTTATGTGAATGGCGGATTCATCCTGACGCCCGGTATTGGTGTGGCGTGGAGCAGCCAGAAACAGAACGACTATTATTATGGCGTATCGCGTCGTGAATCTGCGCGCAGCGGTCTGGAGCGGTATAAAGCGGATAATGGCTGGTCACCTTACCTTGAGCTCAGTGCAAATTACACCTTTGCCAGTAACTGGGGGATTTACGGAACCGCACGTTACAGCCGCTTATCTGATGAAGTTAAAAACTCTCCCATGGTGGATAAGTCATGGGATGGACTGTTTTCCACCGGGATCACTTATCGTTTCTGA
- a CDS encoding STY4534 family ICE replication protein, with the protein MSVNTARTEYFNLTLKGLGYLSNVRQVNHQNGSFLSCVVNALSGPTDSPSYVRFDVTVAGKEATALIARCQKAVDEDRKVLLGFTLSNLSTDIFTLNKGEHAGEQRVSLKARLIKVDWIKIGQEMVYKAEKSDSLPPQNGTMQQQYAENSF; encoded by the coding sequence ATGTCTGTAAATACTGCCAGAACTGAATACTTTAATCTGACCCTCAAAGGTCTGGGGTATCTCAGTAATGTACGTCAGGTGAATCACCAGAACGGCTCGTTTCTCAGCTGTGTGGTGAATGCGCTGAGCGGACCCACGGACAGCCCGTCCTACGTCCGTTTTGATGTCACGGTTGCCGGTAAAGAGGCGACCGCCCTGATTGCCCGCTGCCAGAAGGCGGTGGATGAAGATCGCAAGGTGCTGCTTGGCTTCACGCTGAGCAACCTGTCCACTGACATTTTCACCCTGAACAAGGGAGAGCATGCCGGTGAGCAACGCGTCAGCCTGAAGGCCCGCCTGATCAAGGTAGACTGGATCAAGATAGGCCAGGAGATGGTTTACAAGGCTGAAAAATCAGACTCCCTGCCGCCGCAAAACGGCACCATGCAACAGCAATACGCAGAAAACTCTTTCTGA
- the ssb gene encoding single-stranded DNA-binding protein: protein MASRGINKVILIGHLGQDPELRYFPNGGGAVANLTLATSESWRDKQSGEMKEQTEWHRVVIFGKLAEIAGEYLRKGSQVYIEGQLRTRKWFDQQNGVDRYSTEVVVSVNGTLQMLGSPRQQGSGTASAHSGQGTAGVPAGNSPSPASGNGGGMPMDFDDDIPFSGPGYGAERRIIHAM, encoded by the coding sequence ATGGCGTCACGCGGTATTAATAAGGTGATACTGATAGGGCATCTTGGACAGGATCCGGAACTCCGTTACTTCCCCAATGGCGGCGGAGCTGTGGCGAACCTGACCCTGGCCACCAGTGAATCCTGGCGTGATAAACAGAGCGGTGAAATGAAGGAGCAGACCGAGTGGCACCGCGTGGTGATTTTCGGAAAACTGGCGGAGATTGCCGGTGAATACCTGCGCAAGGGTTCACAGGTATACATCGAGGGCCAGTTAAGGACCCGGAAATGGTTCGATCAGCAGAATGGTGTTGATCGCTATTCGACGGAGGTGGTGGTGAGTGTCAACGGCACCCTGCAGATGCTGGGCTCTCCGCGCCAGCAGGGCAGTGGTACCGCGTCCGCACACAGCGGTCAGGGAACTGCCGGTGTGCCGGCGGGTAACTCACCGTCACCGGCTTCCGGGAACGGTGGGGGAATGCCGATGGATTTTGACGACGACATTCCTTTCAGTGGACCGGGATATGGCGCTGAACGGCGGATTATCCATGCCATGTAA